The DNA window CTGAGCCTGGTGGACGTCAGCATCAAACCCTCTGCCACCCGCGTCGGTCGCACCAACCGGCAGACCACGCTGACCATCAAGGCCAACCTGGCCGAGAAGGTGACGGCACCGGAGGGGCGCAAGGCGATGGAGGAAATCCTCAAGCCGATGAGCTTCCCGGCCGGCTACAACTTCACCTTCGACGGCGGCGATTACGGCGACGACGATGAAGCCATGCAGCAGATGATGTTCAACCTGCTGATCGCGCTGGTGATGATCTACGTGGTGATGGCGGCGGTGTTCGAGTCGCTGTTGTTCCCGGCGGCGATCATGAGCGGCGTGCTGTTCTCGATCTTCGGGGTGTTCTGGCTGTTCTGGCTCACCGGTACCGCGTTCGGGATCATGTCCTTCATCGGGATCCTGGTGCTGATGGGCGTGGTGGTGAACAACGGCATCGTGATGATCGAGCACATCAACAACCTGCGACGGCGTGGCATGGCCCGCACGATGGCGCTGGTGGAAGGCTCTCGTGAGCGTCTGCGCCCAATCATGATGACCATGGGCACGGCGATCCTGGCAATGATTCCGATCTCGCTGACCGACACCCAGCTGCTGGGTGATGGCCCGCCGTACTATCCGATGGCGCGTGCGATCGCCGGTGGGTTGGCGTTCTCCACCGTGGTCAGCCTGCTGTTCCTGCCGACCATCTACGCGATGCTGGATGACATGAGCATCGGCGTGGCCCGCATCGTGCGGCGGGCGAGGGGATTGCCGCCGAAGGGCAGCGAAGCGGTGATCGAGCCGGCGTGAACGAAACGGGCCACGCAATGCGTGGCCCGTTTTCATGGCATCCCGGTAGGTACCGACCGTTGGTCGGTACCGGAACCATCACGCCACCTTATGCCACACCTGGAACCCGGTCAGCCACAACCCCAGCATGCTGCCCAGGTTGGTCAACATGAAGGTCAGCACCACCCGGGTGACCCGGTTCCGGTACCAGCCCTTCAGCGTCTGCGCATCATCACGCAGCTTCAGGAAGTCCTCGTACGCCGGCTTGCGCAGCCGCGTTTCTACCAATGCGGCGAACGCGCCGGTGGGAATGCTCAACCGGAACGGCTTGAACGGCGCGACCACGATCGCGGTCAGGATGCTCAGCGGGTGGCTGCCGGCCAGCAGGCAGCCCAGCCCGGCCAGGCCGCCGGTGTACATCGCCCACACTGCCAGCAGTTCCGTCCCCATGCCCAGGCCGCCGCGGTAGAAGCCCACGCCGATACCGGTCAGCACCACGGCCAGAATGCCGAGCGTGATCCACGGAATGTTGCGCTTCGGCGGCACCGCTTCCAGCGACTCACGCAGCGGACCGGGAGCCTCGGTATCGCTTTCCAGATACTTGGCCAGCCCGGCCAGATGGCCGGCACCGACCACCGCCAGCACTTCGCGCTGGGCCGGGTCGTGGCTTTCGCGCAGACGCGTGGCCATGTAGCGGTCGCGCTCGCCGATGATGGTTTCGTACAGCTCGGGGCTTTCGCTGGCGAACTCGCCGAAGCTGGCTTCTAGCATGTCGCCCTGCTTGAGCTTTTCGATCTCTTCTTCGCCCACGTCTTCCGACGCGAACAGACCGGCCCCCAGGCCCATCACCAGCTTGATCTTGCCGAAGAAGCCCAGCCGCTGCGAGGCGCGCTTGAAGGTCAGGCCGACTTCGCGGTCAATCAGGTGCACCGGCAGGTTGCGTTCATTGGCCAGTCCGACCGCGCGCTTGAGTTCGGCACCGGGTTCGATGCCCAGCTGTTCTGCCAGACGGCGCTGATAGGCGGCCAAGGCGAGGTTGGCGGCGAACAGCGCCACGCGGCCCTTTCGGATCACCTCGATCAGGTCCAGCTTGGCCAGCGCGTCAGGGTTGGTCAGCGCCTGCAGGCGCTGCGGGTCCAGTTCAACGGCCACCGCGTCGAAGCGACCGCTTTCGATGGCTTTCTCGACGGCCTGCACACTGGCCTGGGAGACGTGCGCGGTGCCCAGCAGGGTGTAGCGCACGCCATCGCGTTCGACGACCTTGACCGGTTGCCCGGCGAACAGGCTGTCGCCATTGTCTTGCGTTGTAATGTCGGTCATTGCGTCATTCATTGGAGGGGGCGCTGTCGGCACCATCGCCGAGCGCGCGCTGCATCTGCACGGTATCCAGCCAACGGCCGTGCTTACGACCGAGGCCACGGAACACGCCGACCAGATGGAAGCCGAAGCGCTCGTGCAGTTTGATCGAGGCGGTGTTGGAAGGTTCCCCGATCACCGCCACCATCTGCCGGTAACCGCGCGCGACGCAGGCGTCGATCAGGCCCTGCATCAGCGCGGTGCCAACGCCACGCCCCTGGAAGGCGGCATCGACATAGACCGAGTTCTCCACGGTCCACTGGTAGGCGATGCGTGCGCGGTAGGTGTTGGCGTAGGCATAGCCGGCGACCTGGCCGTCGACTATGGCGACGATGTAGGGGAAGCCCCGGCCGACGATGTCGTGCATGCGCCGCAGCATCTCGGTGGCGTCGGGGACTTCGTACTCGTAGGTGTTGACGAAGTCGGTGACTTCCACCGCATAGATGGCGGTGATGGCGACGATATCCTCGTCGCGGGCGTCGCGCAGGTGCACGGTCACGGGGCAGAGGTCCTGTGGGTTCAGTCGATGTAGCGCTTGAGCAGGTCGCCGTAGGCGTCGATGCGGCGGTCACGCAGGAACGGCCAGATGCGGCGCACGTGTTCGCAGCGCTGCAGATCGACCTCGCAGACCAGTACGGTGGCATCGCCACCGGCTTCAGCGATGAACTCGCCCTGTGGGCCGAGCACGTGGCTGTTGCCCCAGAACTGGATACCGGAAGCACCGAGCGGGGAGGGCTCATGGCCGACGCGGTTGCAGCTGAGCACGGGCACGCCGTTGGCCACGGCATGGCCCCGGTGGCTGAGCACCCAGGCATCGCGCTGGCGGTTCTGTTCATCCTGCTGGTCGTCCGGATCCCAGCCGATGGCGGTGGGGTAGAGAAGCAGCTCGGCCCCGGCCAGCGCCATCAGGCGCGCGGCTTCGGGATACCACTGGTCCCAGCAGACAAGCACGCCAAGGCGACCGACCGAGGTGTCGATGGGCTTGAAGCCAATGTCGCCGGGCGTGAAGTAGAACTTCTCGTAGAAGCCCGGATCATCCGGAATGTGCATCTTGCGATACTTGCCGAGCAGGGTGCCGTCCTTCTCGAACACCACGGCGGTGTTGTGATACAGGCCGGCGGCGCGGCGCTCGAACAGCGAGCCGACAATGACCACGCCATGCTTCTTGGCGAGCGCGCCGAGGCGTTCGGTGCTGGGGCCGGGAATCGGCTCGGCCAGGTCGAATTCGTCCACGGATTCGTGCTGGCAGAAGTAGGCGCCGTTATGCAGTTCCTGCAACAGGACCAGCTTGGCCCCCTGCGCGGCGGCCTCGGCCACGCGCGTTTCAATCACAGCCAGGTTGGCCTCGGCATCGCCATGGTTGCGCTCCTGGATCAGGGCGACGGTAAGGGGGTGACGTGGGCTCATCCGATGCGGGTCCTGCGGGCAGAAAAACGCAGTTTATCGCGGATGGGTCAGCGCCGCGTGTTGTCGGTTGAATGCGCGCTAACAGCCTTGATTGCACGGACTGCGTGTCGCCGGGCGTTGCCCGGCTGCTTTTGGATCCATGCGAACAACCCTCGGCTGCCGGTCTACGTGTCTGGGGCCGGCGGGTGGGGGGTACGGGACACGCCTTAAATCTCCCGTTAGGCTCGGGCGGCACATCCATGTGCCTTCACGGTCCCGTACCCCCCACCCGCCGGCCCCTCGATACATGGTCGGTGGCCATGGGAAATGCCATGGGCACGTGCCTTTGATCTTCGGTGGCCACCGGCCAACTGTCTGGGGCGTGCCGGGGTGGGTTTGCGGGACCGTAGAAAACATGGATGTTTTCTACGAGCCCCCATGGATGGGTTTACGGCGTGTCCCGCAAACCCACCCCGGTACGCCCAAACACGGAAACCGATGAACCACAGGCTGTTCGCCCAAAACCAAGAACGCCGGGCAAGAGCCCGGCGCTACGTAGCAGCTCGAATGCCGACACGCTTTACGCGGCCAACACACCCGCAGGCAGCTGCATGGTGATGCAGTGCAGGCTGCCGTTCTGCCAGATCAGCGAGCGGCAGGGGACCTGCACGATCTCGCGGTCCGGGTAGGCCTGGGCCAGCACGTCGCGGGCGGCGTTGTCGGCTTCGTCGCCGTAGGCCGGCATCAGCACCGCGCCGTTGAGGATCAGGTAGTTCGCGTACGACGCGGCCAGACGGCGACCTTCGTCGATCACCGGACGTGCCCACGGCAGCGGGAACAGGCGGTACGGCTGGCCGGCGGTGGTGCGCAGCGCGGCCAGTTCGTTGCCCATTGCCTGCAGTTCGGCATGGTGCGAATCGGTGCTGTCATCGCAGGCCTGGTAAACGATGCTGTCCGGCGAGGCGAAGCGGGCCAACGTGTCGATGTGCGCGTCGGTGTCGTCGCCTTCCAGGTAACCGTGGTCCAGCCACAGCACCCGGTCCTGCGCCAGCCAGGTGGCCATGTCCGCGCTGAGCGACGCGCGATCACGGTCCGGGTGGCGTTCGTGCAGGCACTGCCAGGTGGTCAGCAGGGTGCCTTCACCGTCGGTTTCAATGCCGCCGCCTTCCAGCGCGAACGGAATGCTCTGCAGCTCCGCATTGGCGAACAGGCCCTGGCCGTGCAGCACGCCGACCAGCTGGTCGTCCAGGCTGGCCTCGAACTTGCCGCCCCAACCGGTGAAGCGGAAATCCAGCAGGCGGAAGCCGCCGTCGGCGCGGCGCAGGGTGATAGGGCCCGAATCGCGCAGCCAGGTGTCGTCGTACTGCGCGGTGACGAAACGCACGCGTTCCATGTCGATGCGGTTCGAGCGCAGGCGCGCGTCCGCATAGGCTTCCAGGTCATCGTCAGCCACGATGATCAGCACCGGCTGGAAGCGGGTGATCGCCGCCACCAGCGCGATGTAGGTTTCTTCCACGTCCGCCAGGCGGTCAGCCCAGTCGGTATCGGCGTGGGGCCAGGCGATCAGGATGGCCGACTGGGTTTCCCATTCGGCAGGAAAGCGAAGCTGTTCGTTCATGGTCTCGGTGTAATCGCCCGCGCCTGGGCGCGGGCAGTAATGGGTCAGCGGATCGGCGGCTTGGGACCGACTTCCTCGGCGCTGGCCTTGTTGGCCACCACGTCGATCACCTTCGCCCTTTCAAAGTAGACGGTGAACTGCGGGTAGACCCAACGGTTGATGGTCGGCCACTGGCGCTTCTGGCCGCCACGCGGCTCCAGCTTTTCGCTCGGCTCGCCGAACGTGGCCAGCACCTGGCTGGCGGTCTGGCCGCGCACCGGCACCATCGCAGCAGGCTGCTCCTTGGTGCGGTCGATCAGCAGGGTGTCGGCATGGGCGCTGGCACAGGCCAGCAGGGCAAGCAACGGCAGGGTGGACAGGTAACGCTTCATCTCGATCTACTCCCCAGTGGTCAAGAACTGCGATTACAACAAAAAATGGCAATAAAAAACCGCCCGGAGGCGGTTTTTCATTCAGGTAGGCCGCGACCGATGGCCGTGACCCGCCCAGGGCTCAGCGCTGGCGAGCCTTGAAGCGCGGGTTCGACTTGCAGATCACGAAGATCTTGCCGCGACGACGGACGACCTTGCAGTCGCGGTGACGGGCCTTGGCCGACTTCAGAGAGGACAGGACTTTCATTGCATACCTCGGCGTAAACGTGGATTCAGGTGGAGCGCGGCCGCGATATGCAGATGACAATCGGCAGGTGACGCTCGTTCAAGCCCGCCATTCTACCGGCCTTTTCTCCATCCTTTCAAGTGGTTGCACCAAAAAGGTCTCGGCAGGGGTCGGGCAGGGGCTAGAATGGGGGGTCCATCACACAGGGAAACCCATGAATCCGCATCCCCCCGTGCTTACCATCGACGGTCCTTCCGGGGCCGGCAAGGGCACCGTCAGCCGCATTGTCGCACGTCGGCTGGGCTGGCATTACCTGGATTCGGGGGCGCTGTACCGGGCCGTGGGCGTGGCCGCCAGCTGGGCCGACATCGACACCTCCGATGCCTCGGCGCTGGTCCGGTGCACCTTCGATACCAAGGTCCGCTTCGTCGAAACCGCCGACGGCGCGCTGCGTGTCATGGTCAATGAGACGG is part of the Stenotrophomonas oahuensis genome and encodes:
- a CDS encoding carbon-nitrogen hydrolase, whose translation is MSPRHPLTVALIQERNHGDAEANLAVIETRVAEAAAQGAKLVLLQELHNGAYFCQHESVDEFDLAEPIPGPSTERLGALAKKHGVVIVGSLFERRAAGLYHNTAVVFEKDGTLLGKYRKMHIPDDPGFYEKFYFTPGDIGFKPIDTSVGRLGVLVCWDQWYPEAARLMALAGAELLLYPTAIGWDPDDQQDEQNRQRDAWVLSHRGHAVANGVPVLSCNRVGHEPSPLGASGIQFWGNSHVLGPQGEFIAEAGGDATVLVCEVDLQRCEHVRRIWPFLRDRRIDAYGDLLKRYID
- a CDS encoding agmatine deiminase family protein, producing the protein MNEQLRFPAEWETQSAILIAWPHADTDWADRLADVEETYIALVAAITRFQPVLIIVADDDLEAYADARLRSNRIDMERVRFVTAQYDDTWLRDSGPITLRRADGGFRLLDFRFTGWGGKFEASLDDQLVGVLHGQGLFANAELQSIPFALEGGGIETDGEGTLLTTWQCLHERHPDRDRASLSADMATWLAQDRVLWLDHGYLEGDDTDAHIDTLARFASPDSIVYQACDDSTDSHHAELQAMGNELAALRTTAGQPYRLFPLPWARPVIDEGRRLAASYANYLILNGAVLMPAYGDEADNAARDVLAQAYPDREIVQVPCRSLIWQNGSLHCITMQLPAGVLAA
- a CDS encoding GNAT family N-acetyltransferase, giving the protein MTVHLRDARDEDIVAITAIYAVEVTDFVNTYEYEVPDATEMLRRMHDIVGRGFPYIVAIVDGQVAGYAYANTYRARIAYQWTVENSVYVDAAFQGRGVGTALMQGLIDACVARGYRQMVAVIGEPSNTASIKLHERFGFHLVGVFRGLGRKHGRWLDTVQMQRALGDGADSAPSNE
- a CDS encoding TraB/GumN family protein; protein product: MTDITTQDNGDSLFAGQPVKVVERDGVRYTLLGTAHVSQASVQAVEKAIESGRFDAVAVELDPQRLQALTNPDALAKLDLIEVIRKGRVALFAANLALAAYQRRLAEQLGIEPGAELKRAVGLANERNLPVHLIDREVGLTFKRASQRLGFFGKIKLVMGLGAGLFASEDVGEEEIEKLKQGDMLEASFGEFASESPELYETIIGERDRYMATRLRESHDPAQREVLAVVGAGHLAGLAKYLESDTEAPGPLRESLEAVPPKRNIPWITLGILAVVLTGIGVGFYRGGLGMGTELLAVWAMYTGGLAGLGCLLAGSHPLSILTAIVVAPFKPFRLSIPTGAFAALVETRLRKPAYEDFLKLRDDAQTLKGWYRNRVTRVVLTFMLTNLGSMLGLWLTGFQVWHKVA
- the ykgO gene encoding type B 50S ribosomal protein L36; amino-acid sequence: MKVLSSLKSAKARHRDCKVVRRRGKIFVICKSNPRFKARQR